The DNA window GCAGCAGGCCGTATTCCCCCGACAGTATCAGGAATCCGGTCCCTGCGGCCCCTGCGCGCTCGGCCAGGTCGTGGATTCGTGGGTCCTGGTAGCGCTCGAGGGCGGGCAGCGGGCCGAGATCCTCGCGCTTGGCGGCGGAGCAGCAGGTGCACCAGGCGATCACGGCTCCGTCTCCAGCGCCGCCGCGAAGCGCCGCACCACCTCGCCAGCGGGCAGGATCTCGACGATGTCCTCGACGCTCTTGCTCGCCTGGTAGAAGCCGTCGTACGCCGTGCCGCCGCGGGCCGCGCCGGGCAGCCGCTTCAGCGAGCGCATCATGTACCAGGCGCGCATCCAGTGCTTGGTGCGCGGGTTGCGCAGCAGCCGCCTGGCCAGGCCGCCCGCCTTGAGGCCGAGCTTACGCACGCCGGGGCCGTTGATGACCGAGACCGGGACGCCGGAGATCTTCTCCGTGAGCACGATGTCGTCCGCCCGGGCGGCGAGGATGGCCCGGCGGTAGTCCTCGTGGACATCGCACTCGTGGGTGGCGATGAAGCGCGTGCCGCATTGCACCCCGGCGTAGCCCAGGTCCAGGGCGGCGCGGAACGCCTCGGGCGAGCCGACGCCGCCGGCGCAGATCAACGGCAGGCCCAGTTCGCCCAGCTCGTCCAGGAGCTGGGCGGCGGAGCGGCGCCCGGCATGACCGCCGGCGCGGTCGTTGACGCAGATCAGGCCGTCCACGCCCGCCTCGGCCGCCTTTTGCGCGAAACCGAGTCCGGTGACGTCGTGGTAGACCACGCCGCCGGCCGCGTGGATGCGGTCGGCCACCAGTCGCGGATGTCCGAGCGCGGTGAGGAAGAAGCGCACGCCCTCCTCCAGCGAGATCACGATCCACTCGTCCATGCGGTCCTGGTAGCGGCGGAAGCTCTGCTCGAGCAGCAGGTTGATCCCGAGCGGTTTCGCCGTGAGTCCGCGGATGTAGCGCAGTCCCTCGCGGAAGCCGTAGTCGCAGACCTGCGTCAGGGTGATGGGCTGCACCATGCCCAGGCCGCCGGCCTCGGACACGGCCGCCACCAGCTCGGGGTTGCTGCAGGGGAACATGGGGCCGCAGATCAGCGGCACCTCGATGCCCGCGTGCTTCTTGAAAATGTCCCTGGGAGTCGTCATGCCCACAGGATAGCCTACTCCGGGCGCCGGAACATTCACAATCTTGGCATGTTTCGCGACGGCGTGGTAGATTCGCCGCGCCGGCGATGCGGCCGGCCCCGCGAGGAGTTGATATGCAGAACCTCATGACCGGCGCCTTCATCGGCCTGATCGTGGCCGCCGTCGTCGCGCTCACGTGGCGCGTCGCGCGGCGCGGCCGGGGAAAGGGACGCCGGCCCGGCCCGCCGTCGATCGAGAGCTTCGTGACCAGCATGCGGGCCGTCGGCGAGCTGAGCGTCTTCCGCATCATGACCAAGGAGGTGATCACCGCCAGCGAGCACTGGTTCGGGGAGTTCGGCAAGAAATACCTGAACTGGCTGCTGTCGGAGCAGCGGATCACCCTGGTCATGGAGTTCGACGTGGACTTCCGCTACGACCTGACCGATCCGGCCTGCCGGGTGACGCCCACCGGTCCCGACAGCTGCAGGATCACCCTGCCGCCCTGCCGGCACGAGGTCTTCCTGCGGGACATGCGCATCCACAGCGAGGACAAGCCAGAGCTCCTGCCGTGGCTCATGCCGGACCTGGTGGGACGCTTCTTCACCGGCGGCTTCAGCGTGGACGCCAAGAACCAGCTCATCGCCGAGACGCGCCAGGAGTCGCGCCGCTTCGCCGCCGATCTGGTGCGCAAGGTCGAGTCGGAGGCGCAGGCATCTGCCATCCGTACCCTGTCCACCCTCACCCGGGGGCTGGGTTATCCCGACGTGGACTTCGCGTTCACGCCTTCGCCTGAATTCAAGGCCACCGTCGACAGCAGCCAGCTCGAGAAACGCCTGCAGCTCGCGGTCGACGCCACCGATCCCGAGGCGGGTCGCTGGGATTGACGCGCGAGGGGATACGGCTTGGCACACGACGACGCGTTGCCGGTAGACGTATAGCTCTCCGAGCGAGACATGGCGTCC is part of the bacterium genome and encodes:
- a CDS encoding nitronate monooxygenase, with product MTTPRDIFKKHAGIEVPLICGPMFPCSNPELVAAVSEAGGLGMVQPITLTQVCDYGFREGLRYIRGLTAKPLGINLLLEQSFRRYQDRMDEWIVISLEEGVRFFLTALGHPRLVADRIHAAGGVVYHDVTGLGFAQKAAEAGVDGLICVNDRAGGHAGRRSAAQLLDELGELGLPLICAGGVGSPEAFRAALDLGYAGVQCGTRFIATHECDVHEDYRRAILAARADDIVLTEKISGVPVSVINGPGVRKLGLKAGGLARRLLRNPRTKHWMRAWYMMRSLKRLPGAARGGTAYDGFYQASKSVEDIVEILPAGEVVRRFAAALETEP
- a CDS encoding DUF4230 domain-containing protein translates to MQNLMTGAFIGLIVAAVVALTWRVARRGRGKGRRPGPPSIESFVTSMRAVGELSVFRIMTKEVITASEHWFGEFGKKYLNWLLSEQRITLVMEFDVDFRYDLTDPACRVTPTGPDSCRITLPPCRHEVFLRDMRIHSEDKPELLPWLMPDLVGRFFTGGFSVDAKNQLIAETRQESRRFAADLVRKVESEAQASAIRTLSTLTRGLGYPDVDFAFTPSPEFKATVDSSQLEKRLQLAVDATDPEAGRWD